A genome region from Deltaproteobacteria bacterium includes the following:
- a CDS encoding type II toxin-antitoxin system VapC family toxin: MSPKVPVRVTAERQKVLALDTNIFIYHFEENPAYSAFTEGLFEKIESGRVRAITSALTLHEILTGARKSGKPDLVSLCRNLLGSFPNLYFIPFDVNVADIASDLRARYGLRTPDAIQVATAIHQRADAFVTNDAGLRRIKEIQVMLARVAE, from the coding sequence ATGAGCCCGAAAGTCCCCGTTCGCGTCACTGCGGAGCGCCAGAAGGTTCTGGCGCTGGACACGAATATTTTCATCTATCACTTCGAGGAGAATCCGGCCTATTCCGCGTTTACGGAAGGGTTGTTCGAAAAGATCGAATCCGGGCGTGTGCGGGCGATCACGTCCGCCTTGACGCTCCATGAAATCCTCACCGGGGCGCGCAAGTCCGGGAAGCCCGATCTCGTCTCGCTCTGCCGCAACCTGCTGGGATCGTTTCCGAACCTTTACTTCATTCCGTTCGATGTGAACGTTGCCGACATCGCCTCCGATCTGCGGGCCCGATACGGGCTCCGTACTCCGGACGCGATCCAGGTCGCCACCGCCATCCATCAAAGGGCCGATGCATTCGTGACAAACGATGCGGGACTGCGCAGGATCAAGGAGATCCAGGTGATGCTTGCCCGTGTCGCCGAATAA
- a CDS encoding AbrB/MazE/SpoVT family DNA-binding domain-containing protein, translating into MAESSRLTRKCQVTVPKEIRRALRLKAGDTVHFSIEEGKAVLRPLPESHARALKGLGRDAWRSLGGGDRFLRGERDSWE; encoded by the coding sequence ATGGCGGAATCAAGCCGACTTACCCGTAAATGCCAGGTGACCGTGCCGAAGGAAATCCGGCGGGCGCTTCGGTTAAAGGCCGGGGATACGGTCCATTTTTCCATCGAGGAAGGAAAGGCCGTGCTCCGTCCTTTGCCCGAAAGTCACGCACGCGCGCTCAAGGGATTGGGCAGGGACGCCTGGCGCTCTCTCGGCGGGGGAGATCGCTTCCTGCGCGGCGAGCGGGATTCCTGGGAATGA
- a CDS encoding response regulator has protein sequence MNLSTLLADLIKLIGKLMGEHIEVTTSLEKNVPTIHADRGQIEQVVMNFCLNARDAMPKGGRLTVETGDVYLEEEYVRQNPYMRTGRYALLTVSDTGVGMDEKTCERVFEPFFTTKGPDKGTGLGLAMVYGIVKQHNGFIHLYSEPGKGTAFKVYFPAIEAQPDAVPTIRREEMVRGGMETILLAEDEEIIRSLAERTLTELGYNVLVARNGEEAIEIFRRNKEIVLAVLDAVMPRKGGKEAFEEMHKENPRLKVIFMSGYSANAIHDSFVLIAGMPFLQKPFGPTILARKIREVLDTTG, from the coding sequence TTGAACTTGAGCACCCTGCTTGCGGATTTGATAAAGCTTATCGGCAAGCTGATGGGCGAACATATCGAGGTAACAACATCTCTGGAAAAGAATGTTCCGACCATACATGCCGATCGCGGACAGATCGAACAGGTGGTCATGAATTTTTGTCTGAACGCCAGGGATGCGATGCCGAAAGGCGGGCGGCTCACGGTCGAAACCGGGGACGTGTATCTGGAGGAGGAGTACGTCCGCCAGAACCCGTACATGAGGACGGGGAGATATGCCCTGCTTACGGTTTCCGACACGGGGGTCGGGATGGATGAGAAGACCTGCGAGCGGGTGTTTGAACCGTTTTTTACCACGAAGGGGCCGGACAAGGGGACGGGCCTGGGACTTGCGATGGTGTACGGGATCGTCAAGCAGCACAACGGATTCATCCACCTCTACAGCGAACCGGGGAAGGGAACGGCATTCAAGGTGTATTTCCCCGCCATCGAGGCTCAACCGGATGCCGTCCCTACGATACGCAGGGAAGAAATGGTGCGTGGGGGGATGGAGACAATCCTTCTGGCGGAAGACGAGGAAATTATCCGGTCACTTGCCGAGCGGACATTGACGGAACTTGGGTACAACGTTCTCGTTGCCCGGAACGGGGAGGAGGCGATCGAGATTTTCAGGCGGAATAAAGAGATCGTTCTCGCCGTACTGGACGCGGTCATGCCGCGGAAAGGGGGGAAGGAAGCGTTCGAAGAGATGCACAAGGAAAACCCGCGACTTAAAGTGATCTTCATGAGCGGTTATAGCGCTAACGCGATCCACGATTCCTTTGTGTTGATCGCCGGGATGCCATTTTTACAGAAGCCGTTCGGCCCGACAATACTGGCAAGGAAGATAAGGGAGGTGCTGGATACGACTGGTTGA